One window of Nostoc sp. C052 genomic DNA carries:
- a CDS encoding tetratricopeptide repeat protein: protein MKQQLVFSWQKVGLICVGTVSRPQVLLHSFLLFTFLLSPVAASVVDITQQLHRPLNSSVGRQSRDEADSLLRIGEQQYTSGYADKTVASCLRALELYHSIGDLKAQGLAYNLLAKAYIQLGSSKEAEDALRRELAIARDTKDFQSQIFALNNIGTFLLQQGESAIAGKTVAEALAIAHGVKNIEGEGLSLSNLGLVTARLGDYNKAIKLYENALTFRRQTGDAIGEANTLNNLGDAYLASGNYQDTIATYGEAMRIAKTNRDRTNELRAIDGLVTAHTAVGRYERAFDLLEQRLALAKELQNLREELKSFESYAQLYKQQGNYLTARNFYERAITLARTLEDSKQEVQLQDQLTKMLQRK, encoded by the coding sequence ATGAAACAACAGCTTGTATTTTCCTGGCAAAAGGTAGGCTTAATTTGTGTAGGTACTGTTTCTCGTCCCCAGGTACTTTTACACAGCTTTTTACTGTTTACTTTTTTGCTGAGTCCTGTAGCTGCGAGTGTGGTTGATATTACGCAACAACTCCATCGACCTTTAAATAGTTCCGTTGGGCGACAATCAAGAGATGAAGCAGATAGTTTGCTGCGTATCGGTGAACAACAATACACTTCAGGATATGCCGACAAAACAGTTGCGTCTTGTTTGCGGGCACTAGAACTATATCACTCAATTGGCGACCTGAAAGCACAAGGTCTCGCGTACAATTTGCTTGCAAAGGCTTATATCCAGCTTGGTAGTTCAAAAGAGGCTGAAGATGCTTTAAGAAGAGAATTAGCGATTGCTCGTGATACTAAAGACTTCCAATCTCAAATTTTTGCACTGAATAATATCGGTACATTTCTGCTGCAACAAGGCGAATCTGCTATTGCTGGTAAAACAGTTGCAGAGGCGCTCGCAATTGCTCATGGTGTGAAAAATATTGAAGGTGAAGGACTATCTTTGAGTAATTTGGGTTTGGTAACTGCTAGGTTAGGAGATTACAACAAAGCAATTAAGCTTTACGAAAATGCTTTAACTTTCCGCCGTCAGACTGGTGATGCTATCGGTGAAGCAAATACCCTGAATAATTTAGGTGATGCCTATTTAGCATCGGGAAATTATCAAGATACTATTGCTACTTATGGTGAAGCAATGCGGATAGCTAAAACTAACCGCGATCGCACTAATGAATTACGAGCAATTGACGGTTTAGTTACGGCTCACACTGCTGTCGGACGTTACGAACGGGCCTTTGACTTACTAGAGCAACGTTTAGCACTTGCTAAGGAATTGCAAAATTTGCGAGAAGAATTAAAGTCTTTTGAATCTTATGCTCAGTTATATAAGCAACAAGGTAATTACTTAACTGCCCGTAATTTTTACGAAAGGGCGATTACACTGGCGCGGACATTGGAAGATAGCAAGCAAGAAGTGCAATTGCAGGATCAGCTAACTAAAATGCTTCAGCGGAAATAG
- a CDS encoding type II toxin-antitoxin system VapC family toxin → MLIDSNIIIYSAQPENAQLRDLIAEYAPAVSALSYLEVLGYHLLQEEQRQYFEEFFQVAQVLAISQDVLNQAVILRQQKRMTLGDAIIAGTALVYRLTLITRNTDDFRWITQVRLWNPFESDKPS, encoded by the coding sequence GTGCTGATCGATAGCAATATTATTATATATTCTGCTCAACCAGAAAACGCCCAATTGAGAGATTTAATTGCTGAATATGCGCCTGCGGTATCAGCACTCAGTTATTTGGAAGTGTTAGGCTATCATCTGCTTCAAGAGGAACAACGCCAGTATTTTGAGGAGTTTTTTCAAGTTGCTCAGGTTTTAGCAATCTCTCAAGATGTGTTAAATCAAGCGGTAATTCTGCGACAACAGAAACGAATGACTTTAGGTGATGCAATTATTGCCGGCACTGCTTTGGTGTATAGACTAACTTTGATAACAAGAAATACAGATGATTTCCGTTGGATTACACAGGTGAGATTGTGGAATCCGTTTGAGTCTGATAAACCCAGTTAA
- a CDS encoding DUF4926 domain-containing protein, giving the protein MFLDVVALTVDLPEYNLYRGQVGTVVELLAGGAAFEVEFSDRNGRTYESVGLRPEQIMVLHFERVSPDSVPEMVTA; this is encoded by the coding sequence TTGTTCCTGGATGTAGTAGCACTGACAGTTGATTTACCTGAATACAACCTGTACCGTGGTCAAGTTGGCACAGTAGTAGAATTATTAGCTGGTGGTGCTGCGTTTGAGGTTGAATTTAGCGATCGCAATGGCCGCACTTATGAATCTGTCGGTTTACGCCCAGAGCAAATTATGGTGTTACATTTTGAGCGAGTATCCCCTGATTCAGTCCCGGAAATGGTGACAGCCTAA
- a CDS encoding DUF3368 domain-containing protein, protein MKPLLDALINQAGFWVAEPLYKRVLQLVDEN, encoded by the coding sequence GTGAAACCTTTGTTAGATGCTCTAATTAATCAAGCAGGATTCTGGGTGGCGGAACCTTTATATAAGAGGGTTTTGCAGCTTGTTGATGAAAATTAA
- a CDS encoding transposase family protein codes for MTNPLARIESHPHEAKRLIGINYDQFLALVSLAEKRHREKQAEIEKNKVRIIAKGGGRKPEMSPKEGICLCLVYIRQKPIFEILGLLFDISKTKANDAFNYWVDILREILPASQIEEASVDSQKYQELQQMLSEYELIVDSAEQATARPVDYQEQKRYYSGKKKNAYSKKPVYCLTRW; via the coding sequence ATGACAAACCCTTTAGCAAGAATTGAATCACATCCCCACGAAGCAAAACGATTAATAGGGATTAATTATGACCAGTTTTTAGCATTGGTATCCTTAGCGGAAAAAAGGCATAGAGAGAAACAAGCAGAAATTGAAAAAAATAAAGTTCGGATTATTGCCAAGGGAGGCGGACGCAAACCAGAGATGTCACCGAAAGAAGGAATATGCTTGTGTCTAGTTTACATCAGACAAAAACCAATTTTTGAAATTTTAGGGTTACTCTTTGATATTTCCAAAACAAAAGCGAATGATGCTTTTAACTATTGGGTAGATATTTTGAGAGAAATTTTACCAGCATCTCAAATAGAAGAAGCGTCAGTAGATAGTCAAAAATATCAAGAATTGCAGCAAATGCTGTCCGAGTATGAATTAATTGTTGATAGTGCAGAACAGGCTACAGCGAGACCTGTAGACTATCAAGAACAAAAAAGATATTACTCTGGTAAGAAAAAAAATGCATACTCTAAAAAACCAGTTTATTGTCTTACCAGGTGGTGA
- a CDS encoding transposase family protein gives MHTLKNQFIVLPGGEDIVDICVGMLGKTSDINLFRDTRNKFADSQRFIGDKAYIGDDAITTPHKKRKNTEISEFQKQENKQLSSRRIAVEHMICRVKIFRVASEKFRLARHRYSQVILAVCGLIRLRLNRLVSLTINT, from the coding sequence ATGCATACTCTAAAAAACCAGTTTATTGTCTTACCAGGTGGTGAAGATATTGTAGATATCTGTGTGGGAATGCTGGGAAAAACAAGTGATATTAATTTATTTCGAGATACTCGGAATAAATTTGCTGACTCACAAAGGTTTATAGGTGATAAGGCCTATATTGGAGATGATGCCATTACCACACCTCATAAGAAACGAAAGAATACAGAAATTTCGGAATTCCAAAAACAAGAGAATAAACAACTTTCGTCTCGCAGAATTGCCGTTGAACACATGATATGTCGGGTAAAAATATTTCGAGTAGCCTCGGAAAAATTCCGTCTCGCTCGTCATCGATATAGTCAGGTAATTCTGGCAGTTTGTGGGCTGATTAGGTTAAGACTTAATCGCTTAGTATCCTTAACCATTAATACTTAA
- a CDS encoding ABC transporter ATP-binding protein, with amino-acid sequence MTILTGKINRSEPPSEPKPLILETQGLTRRFGKLTAVNNLSISVEQGEVFGLLGPNGAGKSTVIKMLTTLLPPSAGTATLAGYDVTRQSNPVRRAIGYVPQALSADGSLTGYENLLIFAKLYGIPAKGRDRRIYEILEYMGLQDAAKRLVRNYSGGMIRKLEIAVSVLHQPQILFLDEPTVGLDPIARTQVWQLVQQLCVDYGTTIFLTTHFLEEADSLCNRVAIMQQGEVVTTGTPSDLKASLDKPNATLDDVFIYYTGDQLTSGVNYRDTARTRRTAQRLG; translated from the coding sequence GTGACAATACTGACGGGAAAAATAAATCGGTCAGAACCTCCTAGCGAGCCAAAACCGCTGATTTTGGAAACTCAGGGACTCACGCGCCGTTTTGGTAAGTTAACGGCTGTTAATAACCTCAGCATATCTGTGGAACAGGGTGAAGTATTTGGCTTGCTTGGCCCCAATGGAGCCGGGAAAAGTACAGTTATTAAGATGTTGACAACATTACTGCCTCCCAGTGCAGGAACAGCAACTCTGGCTGGCTATGATGTGACTCGCCAATCTAATCCTGTGAGAAGGGCTATCGGCTATGTACCCCAGGCGCTCTCTGCTGATGGTAGTCTTACGGGTTACGAAAATCTCTTAATCTTTGCCAAGCTGTATGGCATACCTGCCAAAGGACGCGATCGCCGCATCTATGAAATTCTAGAATACATGGGTTTGCAAGATGCAGCAAAACGCTTGGTAAGAAACTACTCTGGCGGAATGATCCGCAAGCTGGAAATCGCCGTCTCAGTTTTACATCAACCCCAAATTCTGTTTCTTGATGAGCCGACTGTCGGCTTAGATCCCATTGCTAGAACTCAAGTATGGCAGCTTGTGCAGCAACTCTGTGTTGATTACGGCACAACTATATTTTTAACAACCCACTTTTTAGAAGAAGCAGATAGCCTGTGTAACCGAGTGGCAATTATGCAGCAAGGTGAAGTCGTTACCACAGGCACACCAAGCGACTTAAAAGCTTCTTTAGATAAACCAAACGCAACTTTGGATGATGTCTTTATTTACTATACAGGCGACCAGTTAACATCAGGAGTCAACTACCGTGACACAGCAAGAACCAGACGTACTGCTCAACGGTTGGGTTAA
- a CDS encoding ABC transporter permease: MTQQEPDVLLNGWVKSPPTHRANVISAIKELVTKTLAIAELEVRKLRHDPTDLVVRSVQPSLWLLIFGQVFSKIREIPTGNLPYLDFMAAGILAQSVLYVAIFTGGMTLIWERDLGIVHKFLASPTPRVAMVLGKALACGVRCLSQVAVIYVLSFILGVKLNLHPLAFLQVLVIVMLGAACFCLFSLIIGCLAKTRERMTGIGQMLTMPLFFASNAIYPISMMPDWLKFISHLNPLTYQVDALRSAMLVDGVSVYGFGWDLAILLLTLVILATIGGRLYPRVAM, translated from the coding sequence GTGACACAGCAAGAACCAGACGTACTGCTCAACGGTTGGGTTAAATCACCACCCACTCACCGAGCCAATGTGATCTCTGCAATTAAAGAGCTAGTTACGAAAACCCTGGCGATCGCAGAATTGGAAGTGCGTAAACTCCGCCACGATCCCACTGATTTAGTAGTCAGATCGGTACAACCATCATTATGGTTGCTGATTTTTGGGCAAGTGTTCTCCAAAATTCGGGAAATTCCCACCGGGAACTTACCATATTTAGACTTCATGGCTGCTGGCATTCTCGCTCAAAGCGTGTTGTATGTGGCCATTTTTACCGGGGGAATGACACTAATTTGGGAGCGAGATTTAGGGATTGTACATAAATTTCTTGCTAGTCCTACCCCCCGTGTAGCAATGGTCTTGGGTAAAGCTCTCGCGTGTGGAGTCCGATGCTTATCACAGGTAGCAGTAATTTATGTGTTGTCTTTTATCTTAGGTGTAAAATTAAATCTCCATCCTCTAGCTTTTCTACAAGTGCTAGTGATCGTAATGCTGGGGGCGGCTTGCTTTTGTCTTTTTTCCTTAATTATTGGCTGTTTGGCAAAAACCAGAGAGCGGATGACCGGAATTGGACAAATGTTAACCATGCCGTTATTTTTTGCCAGCAATGCTATTTATCCAATCTCAATGATGCCTGACTGGTTAAAGTTTATTTCCCACTTGAATCCCTTAACTTATCAGGTTGATGCCTTACGTAGCGCCATGCTAGTGGATGGAGTCAGCGTTTATGGTTTTGGTTGGG